A segment of the Deltaproteobacteria bacterium genome:
GTCTCCCGCCCTTTCGTGGCGTCAATATTTTTCCCAACCCACTTTCCAACGTCTCTGTAAACTTTATATTTCCAAGCGGACGCCCTGTTCTTTCATGTCTGCGAAGATCTTCATACTCTTCCTCCGGCAGACCGGCTGTGAGAAAGCTCCTCCAATCACCAACTAATTCCAGCAACGGCTCTGCGGTCGCTAAACCATCGCCCGCGCCTGTTAAATGCACCCCCGCACTGCTCCAGGGATATTCAGCCGGATCTGCTACCAGCCTTGCCCTTACCGGATTGAGTTCAACATACCGCGCCGCCGCC
Coding sequences within it:
- a CDS encoding transposase, with product TFFREEDYRLYKQLMAEWCSFHGIAVWAYCLMPNHVHLIVVPQTEDSLRLAIGEAHRRYTCHINFRENWRGHLWQGRFSSYVMDEKYLLAAARYVELNPVRARLVADPAEYPWSSAGVHLTGAGDGLATAEPLLELVGDWRSFLTAGLPEEEYEDLRRHERTGRPLGNIKFTETLESGLGKILTPRKGGRPKKQKN